In Gammaproteobacteria bacterium, the DNA window TGAATCCCTGATTGCCGGGCGCTTCGGTCAGTCGAGCTAACGAGATCGACTGGATAAACTGGGTGGTAGTTACTGCGCCACAGGCAGGCTGATTCTGGAACACAAACCAGGTAGTCGACAACCGGGTGACCGGTTTTAAAAGCGCTCCCTGCGCATTGGGCAATGCGCTGCTTTCCAGTTTCCCGACCCCAGGACATAGGGGTTGGCGCAAAGGCAGTTCCGGGCAAAAGTTGACGCCCACTCCGGCATGAAAGCGGTCCGCTGACGCCTGAGCCAGTGCGGCGTAGCCCAGCGTTGCGCCCGCGCCATACCCCAGTAAAATCGGCGGCAAGGGAGTCGCCAGTGGGTAGCGCTGCTCCATCCGCTGGTTCAATCGCTGGAGATCCGCAGATAAGTCGAGGCAAGCAGTCTTTGACGATTCCAGGCGCGTCAGATATTGATCCAGATCGATGCCGGCGACGACATAATCCAGACCGGCAACGTCTCGCGCTACAGCAGTCAGGTCAGCATTCCAGCCGCCTGCGCCGGATGCAAACAACACCACGCCTTTCGGTTCGTCACTCGTATGGTAAATAGCCAGACGGCCAAAGACAGCGTCGTCCAGCGTTTCCTCAGCCATTTCTGCCTGAGCGTTGGACAGCGCCAGCAGCGCAATGGTCAGGTACAGCACTCGTAGTAGGAGATGCATGGTGTTTTTAGAGATTGGGGATTGGGAATTGGGGACTGGGGATTGACCGCTTTTTGAAGCCGCCGCCAATCAGCGTCGTCAAATCGGCTAACACCCGGGGCAGCACCACCATACCGCTCGGCGTAGCCAGATAGCGGGCTTCCCACTGAGGATCAAACTTTTCCTTGTACTGGCGCAGACCCCGGAAATTGTAAAACGTCTCGCCATGCCCAAAGACCAGCGCGCCAAATCGATTCCACAGCGGCGCAAGGCTGCGGTTCTGCAAACCGGACAGTGGCGCCATGCCCAGATTGAACCAGGCGTAACCTTGCGCGCGGCCCCATAACATGATCTTGAGCAACAGATAATCCATTAGACCTTGCGGACTGTCGGGCGAATAGCGCATTAAATCGACCGATAACTCCTCGCCTCCGCTTTGCCAGAGGTTAGCGAAGGCGTCTATTTGCTGATCGCGCCAGACGACAGCGACCGGCCCCATTCGCAAGTAGTCCTCGTCAAAAAAACCCAGGGAAAAGCCTTTTTCCCGCCTGCTTTTCCCATGCAGCCAGGCGTCGGAAACGTGCTTCAATCGGGGTAATAGCGATGATGAAACATCCACGGCTTCCACAATCTCGAAACGGCAGCCCTCCCGCTCCAGGCGGTTGACATAGTTGCGCATCGCTTTGCGGGCCTTGCCGTCCAGTGAAAAGGCGGTCAGCGCTACCCGCGCTTCTTCGCCAAATTTCAAGAGCGTCAAACCCAGATCTACATACAAGCCCAAATGGTCCGGGTGAACCTGATAGAACACTGGCCAGCCGTCATGGCGTTCGCATAATTCGCGGAATTGCCAGGCCAGTTCCCGGCGGTCTTCCTCGTGGCGGGCGACGGGATCGCCCATGGCCACCCAGGTGCGGCCTTCCACAGCATACATCAGGAAAGCGCTGCGATCCGCATTGAACAAGAACGCCTTGTCGCCCAACAACGCGAGGTGGGCGTAGGTGCGCGGAAAGGCAACAGCGACCGCTCGCGCTTGTTGTAATTCGTTTGAACCTGGCCGGGTAGGTTCAAACGCGGCGGGTCGCAATAACTTGGCGATGCCAAAGAATAGCGCTGCACCCAGGGCGCCGACCATCGCACGTAGAAAGCGCGGCGCCTCACCCTGGTCGCTGAAGCTGAAATCCCACCACAGTTCGCTGGAATACTCGACATGCTTGTAGGAGAAGAAACCCAACCAGATTGAACACAGCAACACCACAGCAATCGCGGCGAGCCAGCCTGGCGTGAATCGTTCGCTGAACAGCGAAGCCTGCCGGTAGAACTGTCGCCGGGAGGGTAGCAAACCCGCCAATAGGACGGTCAGGATGATCGCTTCTTCGTAATCAGCGCCTTTCAGCAGCGAAGCGACGATGCCCGCGCCCAGAAAAATCACTGCCAGCAGCCAGGCGGCGTCGAGCCGGCGTTGCAAACCGCGCGCCAGCAATAACAGGCCCATGCCGATCAGGCTACTCATAAAGTGGGAGATTTCCAGCACGGATAGCGGGATGTGGTGATGCAACCATTTCAGCCGAGTCTCGATCGCCGGGGTTGCGGTTGAAAACAGCAACACCGCGCCGCTGATCAGCGTTAGCAGGGCGAAAAGATGCGGGAGCAACACGGGAACCCAGGGACCTATCATTCGGGGCAACCACAAGACCCGCTCCTTCTGATGCCGCAATTCGTACAAACCCAGCGTGAGCGCCGCCAGCGCCAGCGGCAAGAGGTAGTAGATCAGCCGATAGGCCAGCAACGCGCCAAGAATGTCGGCGCTGGGTAACTCGTTCTGGAGCATGAGCAGCACCAGCGACTCGAAAACGCCCAGGCCGCCGGGAATATGGCTGAGCAAGCCCGCAATTTGCGCAATCAGGAACACACCGAGGACATGGCCGAAGCCGAGCGTTGCCGTGACTGGCAGCAACGTGTAAAGAACCGCGCTGGCCATGACCCAGTCGAGCGCGCCGATGGCGATTTGCAGCAAGGCCAGACGTGGCCGGACCATCGGCAATTCCCAAGGCCCTACCGACAATGGTTGGCGACGGAGGACGCCCAGCAATACATAAACCGCCGGCAGAGCCAGCATCGACCCGCCCAACCATCGGTTGTCCAGCGCCAGCCCCGGAATCATGCGTAAATCCAGCGGTTCCAGCAGCAGCACTCCGCCGCCTACGGTCAGAATGCCCAGCCATAGCGTCAGGGTTGTGAACAGCACAATGCGGGCAATGTCCACCGTGGTCAGTCCCCAACTGGAGTACAGCCGGTAGCGCAGGGAGCTGGAGGTCAATACCGACAGGCCGACCGAATTACTGAAAGCGTAACTGAGCAGCGCCGCGAAACCGACCTTGGGCCAAGGCAGCGGCTGGCGGATATAGCGGAGCGCCAGCCAGTCATAACCGGTCGTGACCAGATAGCTGAACGCAGTGACCAGCAGCGCCGCAAAAATCTGCATTGCCGGTAATTGTCGCAGATACGCAGTGACATCCCGATAGCGGTCTTCGGCCAGCGCCTCGCGCAGCACCCACAAGGCGGCAACGAACAGTATCAAACCGATAAACGAACCGGCGTATCGAGCGAAGAATATTTTCATGGCCAGACGAAAAGAAATCCCTCTTTGGTGCAACGCTCATCCAATCAATTGTCAATCAATCCTCATCCGGTTCATAACCCAGACTCGGCGCCAGCCACTTTTCCGCCTCCGCCAGGGTCCAGTCCTTGCGCCGGGCGTAGTCGGCAACCTGATCGCGACCGAGCCGCCCTACGCCGAAATAGCGCGCCTCGGGATGGCTGAAATACCAGCCACTGACTGCCGCCGTCGGGGTCATGGCGAAGCTCTCGGTCAGATGGATGCCTGCATTATGATCCACATCCAATAACCGCCAGAGTAAATCTTTCTCAGTGTGGTCGGGACAGGCTGGATAACCGGGGGCCGGGCGAATCCCGCGATATTGCTCAGCAATCAGATCGTTATTGCTCAGCGTCTCATCCGCCGCATAGCCCCAGAACTCCTTGCGCGCTCGCTCATGCAAACGCTCGGCAAAGGCTTCCGCCAAGCGATCGGCTAATGCCTTCAATAAAATAGCACTGTAGTCGTCATGAACCCGCTCGAAGGCAGCCACCTGTTCCTCAATGCCGATACCCGCAGTCACCGCGAACGCACCCAGAAAGTCGACGACGCCCGATTCACGCGGCGCAATCCAGTCCGCAAGACAGTAATGGGGTTTGCCGGCCGGTTTCGGACCTTGTTGACGCAGGTGATGGAGCGTCATCAATGCCTGATTGCACGTCTGATCGGTATAAAGCGCTATATCGTCATTGTCGACCTGGTGCGCCGGGAAAAAGCCGATCACCGCCCGCGCCGTCAGCCAGTCTTTGGTGATGATTTTATCGAGCATGGCCTGGGCGTCGGCGAAGAGTTGGCGGGCGTGTTCGCCCTGTGCGGGATCGTCAAAGATCGCCGGATAGCGCCCGCGCAGTTCCCATGCCTGGAAAAACGGCGTCCAGTCAATTCGTTCCACTAATTCCGCTAATGGGTAGTCGTCGAACGTGCGAATGCCGAGGAAGCGGGGTTGTGGCGGGATATAAGTCGACCCATCGAGGACAGGCCGGTTAGCGCGGACTTGGGCAAGCGGCAACAACGCTTCGCGCCCACGACGATTGGCGTGTTGCTCGCGTTTCTGGACATAATCGGCTTTGGTTTTGGCCATATAGCCGGCCTTGGCATCGACGCTCACCAGGTTTTGCGCCACGCCCACCGCCCGCGAGGCGTCCTTGACATAGACCACCGCGCCCGGATATTGCGGGTCGATTTTCACCGCCGTGTGCATAACCGACGTGGTCGCGCCGCCGATGAGCAACGGGATGTTGAAGCCCTGCCGCTTCATTTCCCTGGCGACGTTGACCATTTCATCCAGTGACGGGGTAATCAACCCGGACAGGCCGATCATGTCCGCTCCATGCTCACGCGCAGCGTCGAGAATCTTCTGTGCGGGAACCATCACCCCGAGATCGACGACTTCAAAGTTATTGCATTGCAGCACCACGCCGACAATGTTCTTGCCGATGTCATGCACATCGCCCTTGACCGTGGCCAGCACAATCCGGCCATTGCTGCGGCGCTCGCCTTCCGCCTGTTCCGCTTCGATGTAGGGAATCAGGTAAGCGACGGATTTCTTCATCACCCGCGCTGATTTCACAACCTGCGGCAGAAACATTTTGCCCGCGCCGAACAGATCGCCGACCACGTTCATACCATCCATCAATGGCCCTTCAATGACCTGTAAAGGTCGATCGAAATGCTGACGGGCTTCCTCAGTGTCGGTCTCGATGAACTCGTCGATACCCTTGATCAGCGCATGTTCCAGTCGTTTAGCGACGGGCCAGGAACGCCACTCCTGCACCTTCTCCGGAGCGGCTGACGCCTCGCCGGTCTGGTATTGCGGCGCGATGTCCAGCAACCGCTCAGTGGCGTCCGGACGACGGTTAAGAATCACGTCTTCGACCCGTTCCTGCAGTTCAACCGGAATTTCCTCGTAGATCGCCAACTGCCCAGCATTGACGATGCCCATATCCATACCGGCGTGGATGGCGTGATAAAGGAAGACCGAATGAATCGCCTCGCGCACCGGGTTGTTGCCCCGGAAGGAAAAGGACACATTGGACACGCCGCCGGAGATTAGCGCATGAGGCAAGGCCGCCTTGATGCGCCGGGTGGCTTCAATGAAATCCAGCCCATAGCGGTTATGTTCCTCAATTCCAGTGGCAACGGCGAAAATGTTGGGATCGAAAATAATGTCCTGGGGCGGAAATCCCACTTGCTCGGTCAGAATCCGATAAGCGCGCTGGCAGATGGCGAATTTGCGCTCCTCGGTGTCGGCCTGGCCTTGTTCGTCAAAAGCCATGACAATCGCCGCCGCGCCATAGCGACGGACTAACCGGGCCTGACGGATAAACTCCGCCGCCCCTTCTTTCATGCTAATTGAGTTCACCACCGGCTTACCCTGGATGCGCTTGAGACCGGCTTCCAGAATTTCCCATTTGGAGGAATCGATCATCACCGGCGTCCGGCTGATATCCGGCTCGGCGGCGATCAGATTGAGAAAGGTAGTCATAGCCTCCTTCGAGTCCAGCATCCCTTCATCCATGTTGATGTCGATGATCTGCGCACCGTTTTCGACCTGCTGGCGAGCGACATCCAGCGCGCTGTTGTAATCACCCGATTTGATCAGCCGTTTGAATACGGCGGAACCAGTGACATTGGTGCGCTCGCCGACGTTGATGAATAACGAGTCGGGACCAATATTGAGCGGTTCCAGTCCGGCCAATCGGCAATGCGGCTCGATGGTCGGGATTTGCCGGGGCGGGAAGTCTTTGACAGCCTCGACAATGGCGCGGATGTGGGCCGGGGTGGTGCCGCAGCAGCCGCCGACGATGTTGAGAAAACCGCTTTCAGCGAATTCACGGATCGTGGCGGCCATCATCTCCGGAGTTTCATCATACTCGCCGAAGGCATTGGGCAACCCGGCGTTGGGATGGGCGGAAACATGCGTGTCGGCGATGCGCGCCAGTTCAGCGATGTAGGGTCGTAGTTGCGTCGCGCCCAGCGCGCAGTTGAGGCCAAAGGATAAGGGCCGGATATGCGAAAGCGAGTTCCAGAACGCCTCGGTCGTTTGCCCGGATAAAGTGCGCCCGGAAGCGTCGGTGATGGTGCCGGAAATCATCACCGGTAGCCGGAGGCCGGAGTCATCGAAAAATTGCTGGATGGCGAACAGCGCGGCCTTGGCGTTCAGCGTGTCGAAGATCGTTTCAACCAGCAGTAGGTCCACGCCACCCTCGACCAGCGCCTGGGCGGCTTCGGTGTAAGCAACGACCAGTTCATCAAAGGTGATGTTGCGGAAACCGGGATTGTTGACATCCGGCGACAGACTGGCAGTGCGGTTGGTAGGGCCAAGTATTCCGGCAACAAAGCGGGGTTGCGCGGGGTTGCGAGCGGTAAATTCATCGGCGACTTTACGGGCCAGCCGCGCCGCTTTGCGGTTTAACTCTGGTACGAGATTTTCCATGCCGTAGTCGTGCATGGACACCGAGGTCGAGTTGAAGGTGTTGGTTTCGAGAATATCTGCACCGGCATCCAGATAGGCGGCGTGAATCTCCCGAATGATCGCTGGTTGGGTTAATACCAGCAGGTCGTTATTGCCTTTGAGGTCGCTGGGCCAGTCGCGGAACCGTTCGCCCCGGTAATCGGCCTCTTGCAGGCGGTAACTCTGGATCATGGTGCCCATCGCCCCGTCCAAAATGAGAATGCGGCGGGCGAGCAGGTCAGAGAGTTCGGCGGTTCGGTCAAAGGGCATCAGCAGGGTACTCGGAGATTTGAGCGGAATGGAAACGGTTTTTTGGATTATGGGTTTAGCTAATACATTCTATGCAATCAGGGTAGACTCTGATCAATTCTTATGTGTAGTGATCTTACTACCTGTCAGTTCCTCATCATGGGGCAGATCGGGTAGAAGGGAGGTAAGCATTGACGGGAG includes these proteins:
- the mprF gene encoding bifunctional lysylphosphatidylglycerol flippase/synthetase MprF gives rise to the protein MKIFFARYAGSFIGLILFVAALWVLREALAEDRYRDVTAYLRQLPAMQIFAALLVTAFSYLVTTGYDWLALRYIRQPLPWPKVGFAALLSYAFSNSVGLSVLTSSSLRYRLYSSWGLTTVDIARIVLFTTLTLWLGILTVGGGVLLLEPLDLRMIPGLALDNRWLGGSMLALPAVYVLLGVLRRQPLSVGPWELPMVRPRLALLQIAIGALDWVMASAVLYTLLPVTATLGFGHVLGVFLIAQIAGLLSHIPGGLGVFESLVLLMLQNELPSADILGALLAYRLIYYLLPLALAALTLGLYELRHQKERVLWLPRMIGPWVPVLLPHLFALLTLISGAVLLFSTATPAIETRLKWLHHHIPLSVLEISHFMSSLIGMGLLLLARGLQRRLDAAWLLAVIFLGAGIVASLLKGADYEEAIILTVLLAGLLPSRRQFYRQASLFSERFTPGWLAAIAVVLLCSIWLGFFSYKHVEYSSELWWDFSFSDQGEAPRFLRAMVGALGAALFFGIAKLLRPAAFEPTRPGSNELQQARAVAVAFPRTYAHLALLGDKAFLFNADRSAFLMYAVEGRTWVAMGDPVARHEEDRRELAWQFRELCERHDGWPVFYQVHPDHLGLYVDLGLTLLKFGEEARVALTAFSLDGKARKAMRNYVNRLEREGCRFEIVEAVDVSSSLLPRLKHVSDAWLHGKSRREKGFSLGFFDEDYLRMGPVAVVWRDQQIDAFANLWQSGGEELSVDLMRYSPDSPQGLMDYLLLKIMLWGRAQGYAWFNLGMAPLSGLQNRSLAPLWNRFGALVFGHGETFYNFRGLRQYKEKFDPQWEARYLATPSGMVVLPRVLADLTTLIGGGFKKRSIPSPQFPIPNL
- the metH gene encoding methionine synthase, with product MPFDRTAELSDLLARRILILDGAMGTMIQSYRLQEADYRGERFRDWPSDLKGNNDLLVLTQPAIIREIHAAYLDAGADILETNTFNSTSVSMHDYGMENLVPELNRKAARLARKVADEFTARNPAQPRFVAGILGPTNRTASLSPDVNNPGFRNITFDELVVAYTEAAQALVEGGVDLLLVETIFDTLNAKAALFAIQQFFDDSGLRLPVMISGTITDASGRTLSGQTTEAFWNSLSHIRPLSFGLNCALGATQLRPYIAELARIADTHVSAHPNAGLPNAFGEYDETPEMMAATIREFAESGFLNIVGGCCGTTPAHIRAIVEAVKDFPPRQIPTIEPHCRLAGLEPLNIGPDSLFINVGERTNVTGSAVFKRLIKSGDYNSALDVARQQVENGAQIIDINMDEGMLDSKEAMTTFLNLIAAEPDISRTPVMIDSSKWEILEAGLKRIQGKPVVNSISMKEGAAEFIRQARLVRRYGAAAIVMAFDEQGQADTEERKFAICQRAYRILTEQVGFPPQDIIFDPNIFAVATGIEEHNRYGLDFIEATRRIKAALPHALISGGVSNVSFSFRGNNPVREAIHSVFLYHAIHAGMDMGIVNAGQLAIYEEIPVELQERVEDVILNRRPDATERLLDIAPQYQTGEASAAPEKVQEWRSWPVAKRLEHALIKGIDEFIETDTEEARQHFDRPLQVIEGPLMDGMNVVGDLFGAGKMFLPQVVKSARVMKKSVAYLIPYIEAEQAEGERRSNGRIVLATVKGDVHDIGKNIVGVVLQCNNFEVVDLGVMVPAQKILDAAREHGADMIGLSGLITPSLDEMVNVAREMKRQGFNIPLLIGGATTSVMHTAVKIDPQYPGAVVYVKDASRAVGVAQNLVSVDAKAGYMAKTKADYVQKREQHANRRGREALLPLAQVRANRPVLDGSTYIPPQPRFLGIRTFDDYPLAELVERIDWTPFFQAWELRGRYPAIFDDPAQGEHARQLFADAQAMLDKIITKDWLTARAVIGFFPAHQVDNDDIALYTDQTCNQALMTLHHLRQQGPKPAGKPHYCLADWIAPRESGVVDFLGAFAVTAGIGIEEQVAAFERVHDDYSAILLKALADRLAEAFAERLHERARKEFWGYAADETLSNNDLIAEQYRGIRPAPGYPACPDHTEKDLLWRLLDVDHNAGIHLTESFAMTPTAAVSGWYFSHPEARYFGVGRLGRDQVADYARRKDWTLAEAEKWLAPSLGYEPDED